The proteins below come from a single Stigmatella erecta genomic window:
- a CDS encoding SDR family oxidoreductase, translating into MTRLTRRGVMKGAAALGSLWALGCASTKPAQNEAPAMKKKILILGGTSFLGPALVERALSRGHTLTLFNRGKTRPGLFPQVERLQGDRDGNLKALEGREWDAVIDTSGYVPRVVRASAELLAPRVGHYLFVSSISVYQDMREGGLDETSPVATVADETTEDVSQHYGALKALCEKAAETALPGRVSNVRPGLIVGPDDPTDRFTYWPVRVARGGEVLAPGDGEDPVQFIDVRDLAAFLVGLVENRDVGVFNATGPLETLSMRGLLEACRQANGGNATFTWADTAFLEAQKVSPWSDMPVWVPRATEMGGISRVSHARARQRGLGFRPLEQTVRDTLAWFRTLPPERQAKLRAGLSPEREREVLAAWGQRPGPPPASP; encoded by the coding sequence ATGACACGTCTGACGCGCAGAGGAGTGATGAAGGGGGCGGCCGCGCTCGGCTCGCTCTGGGCCCTGGGTTGTGCTTCGACGAAGCCCGCCCAGAACGAGGCGCCTGCCATGAAGAAGAAGATCCTCATCCTGGGGGGCACGTCGTTCCTGGGGCCCGCGCTGGTGGAGCGCGCGCTGTCGCGCGGCCACACCCTCACCCTGTTCAACCGGGGCAAGACGCGGCCCGGGCTCTTTCCCCAGGTGGAGCGGCTCCAGGGGGACCGGGACGGCAACCTCAAGGCCCTGGAGGGCCGGGAGTGGGATGCCGTCATCGACACCTCGGGGTACGTGCCGCGCGTGGTGAGGGCCAGCGCGGAGCTGCTCGCCCCGCGCGTGGGCCACTACCTCTTCGTCTCCTCCATCTCCGTGTACCAGGACATGCGCGAGGGCGGCCTCGACGAGACCTCGCCCGTGGCCACCGTGGCGGACGAGACGACGGAGGACGTCTCCCAGCACTACGGGGCCCTCAAGGCGCTGTGCGAGAAGGCGGCGGAGACGGCGCTGCCGGGCCGCGTGTCGAACGTGCGGCCGGGCCTCATCGTGGGCCCGGATGACCCCACGGACCGCTTCACCTACTGGCCGGTGCGCGTGGCGCGGGGCGGCGAGGTGCTGGCCCCGGGGGATGGCGAGGACCCGGTGCAATTCATTGACGTGAGGGACCTGGCGGCCTTCCTCGTGGGGCTGGTGGAGAACCGGGACGTGGGCGTCTTCAACGCCACGGGGCCGCTGGAGACGCTGTCCATGCGGGGGCTGCTGGAGGCGTGCCGGCAGGCCAACGGGGGCAACGCCACCTTCACCTGGGCGGACACCGCCTTCCTGGAGGCGCAGAAGGTGAGCCCCTGGTCGGACATGCCCGTGTGGGTGCCCCGCGCCACGGAGATGGGCGGCATCAGCCGGGTGAGCCACGCCCGGGCCCGGCAGCGGGGGCTGGGGTTCCGCCCGCTGGAGCAGACGGTGCGCGACACGCTGGCGTGGTTCCGCACGCTGCCTCCCGAGCGGCAGGCGAAGCTGCGCGCGGGGCTCTCGCCGGAGCGCGAGCGCGAGGTGCTCGCCGCCTGGGGCCAGCGCCCGGGGCCGCCGCCGGCCAGCCCCTAG
- a CDS encoding NTP/NDP exchange transporter → MLGRFVDVRKEETGAVLWSFLYFFTLMGGYFILKPLRDAMGTAGGVKQLKWLFTATFGVMLVAVPLFAAMVARWPRGRVIPLIYRLFLLQLLAFFVLMKLEVAQPLVARAFYVWVSVYNLFVVSIFWSFMADLFASGQARRLFGLISAGGTTGVIAGLLLVRVLAVPLGPVNLVLVALVLLEVSVRCVQRLSRWARDSHAPPSETGPVGGGILAGLRLLATSPFLLALGLQTVFYTVTSTFLYLLQVRLVDRVALGLAERTAAFANIDLWVQVVTLVLQAFVTARLLSRVGLGVALAVTPVLTLLGFVGLAVLPSVWLFIGVRSLRGATHYALERPSRELLFTTVGREEKYKAKSVIDTVVYRGGDTLATWAEDGLKALGLGAAGLLLASAPVAGLWLAVSLFLARHPRVRAHTQAPGALAPEVRAL, encoded by the coding sequence ATGCTCGGACGATTCGTGGACGTGCGGAAGGAAGAGACGGGGGCCGTGCTCTGGTCCTTCCTCTATTTCTTCACGTTGATGGGGGGCTACTTCATCCTCAAGCCGCTGCGCGATGCGATGGGCACGGCCGGCGGGGTGAAGCAGCTCAAGTGGCTCTTCACCGCCACCTTCGGGGTGATGCTGGTGGCCGTGCCCCTGTTCGCGGCGATGGTGGCGCGCTGGCCCCGCGGGCGCGTGATTCCGCTCATCTACCGGCTCTTCCTGCTGCAACTGCTGGCCTTCTTCGTCCTGATGAAGCTGGAGGTGGCGCAGCCGCTGGTGGCGCGGGCCTTCTACGTCTGGGTGAGCGTCTACAACCTGTTCGTCGTCTCCATCTTCTGGAGCTTCATGGCGGACCTGTTCGCGAGCGGGCAGGCCCGGCGCCTCTTCGGGCTCATCTCCGCGGGGGGCACCACGGGCGTCATCGCCGGGCTGCTGCTGGTGCGCGTGCTGGCGGTGCCGCTGGGGCCGGTGAACCTCGTGCTCGTGGCGCTGGTGCTCCTGGAGGTGAGCGTGCGGTGCGTGCAGCGGCTGTCGCGCTGGGCGCGGGACTCGCACGCACCGCCGTCCGAGACGGGGCCTGTGGGGGGCGGCATCCTCGCGGGGCTGCGGCTGCTGGCCACCTCGCCGTTTCTCTTGGCGCTGGGGCTGCAGACGGTCTTCTACACCGTCACCTCCACCTTCCTGTACCTGCTGCAGGTGCGGCTGGTGGACCGGGTGGCGCTGGGGCTGGCCGAGCGCACCGCCGCGTTCGCGAACATCGACTTGTGGGTGCAGGTCGTCACGCTCGTGCTGCAGGCGTTCGTCACCGCGCGGCTGCTCTCGCGGGTGGGGCTGGGGGTGGCGCTGGCCGTGACGCCGGTGCTCACGCTGCTGGGCTTCGTGGGGCTGGCGGTGCTGCCCTCGGTGTGGCTGTTCATCGGGGTGCGCTCGCTCCGGGGGGCCACGCACTACGCGCTGGAGCGGCCCTCGCGCGAGCTGCTCTTCACCACGGTGGGGCGCGAGGAGAAGTACAAGGCCAAGAGCGTCATCGACACGGTGGTGTACCGGGGCGGGGACACGCTGGCCACCTGGGCCGAGGATGGGCTCAAGGCGCTGGGGCTGGGCGCCGCGGGGCTGCTCCTGGCCTCCGCCCCCGTGGCCGGCCTCTGGCTGGCCGTCTCGCTCTTCCTGGCCCGGCACCCCCGCGTCCGGGCGCACACCCAGGCCCCGGGGGCCCTGGCCCCGGAGGTCCGCGCCCTGTGA
- a CDS encoding pyridoxal phosphate-dependent aminotransferase, with translation MALDLTSLPPREDTHVGTMARGLKGSDILRIAAEIRELTAQGRKVCNLTVGDFSPREFPIPAALGEGITTALHEGETNYPPSDGVLALRQGVQRFYERALGLKYPLEGIVITGGARPVIYGTYRTVLDAGDRVIYPVPSWNNNHYVHMMGATETVVVTDAAHGFMPTVEQLTPHLPGARLLCLGSPLNPTGTMIEPAALKAICERIVAENRGRQARGERPLILMYDHIYWTLSFGRVKHVTPVELVPEMAHYTVFVDGISKAFAATGVRVGWGVGPPAIIARMRDVLGHVGAWAPKAEQVATARYLDAVASNTAFLESMRRQVDARLEALHQGFTRMREAGLPVEAIAPQGAIYLSVRFNLVGKAGLKGNDDIRKLLLEKASFAVVPFQAFGLMEDTGWFRLSVGATSVEEIHEALPRVEAALRGALGSP, from the coding sequence ATGGCCCTCGATCTGACTTCACTCCCCCCGCGGGAAGACACCCACGTTGGCACCATGGCGCGCGGCCTGAAGGGCAGCGACATCCTGCGCATCGCGGCGGAAATCCGTGAACTCACCGCCCAGGGGCGCAAGGTGTGCAACCTGACCGTGGGGGACTTCAGCCCGCGCGAGTTCCCCATCCCCGCCGCGCTGGGCGAGGGCATCACCACGGCGCTCCATGAGGGCGAGACGAACTACCCGCCCTCGGACGGGGTGCTGGCGCTGCGCCAGGGCGTGCAGCGCTTCTACGAGCGGGCGCTGGGTCTGAAGTACCCCCTGGAAGGCATCGTCATCACCGGCGGGGCGCGGCCCGTCATCTACGGCACCTACCGCACGGTGCTGGACGCGGGGGACCGGGTCATCTACCCGGTGCCTTCTTGGAACAACAACCATTACGTCCACATGATGGGGGCCACCGAGACGGTGGTCGTCACGGACGCGGCGCACGGCTTCATGCCCACGGTGGAGCAGCTCACCCCGCACCTGCCGGGGGCGCGGCTCCTGTGCCTGGGCAGCCCGCTCAACCCCACGGGGACGATGATCGAGCCGGCGGCGCTGAAGGCCATCTGCGAGCGCATCGTCGCGGAGAACCGGGGGCGCCAGGCGCGGGGCGAGCGGCCGCTCATCCTCATGTATGACCACATCTACTGGACGCTGAGCTTTGGCCGGGTGAAGCACGTGACGCCGGTGGAGCTGGTGCCGGAGATGGCGCACTACACCGTCTTCGTGGACGGCATCTCCAAGGCCTTCGCGGCCACGGGGGTGCGCGTGGGCTGGGGCGTGGGGCCGCCGGCCATCATCGCGCGCATGCGCGATGTGCTGGGGCACGTGGGGGCGTGGGCGCCCAAGGCCGAGCAGGTGGCCACGGCGCGCTACCTGGACGCGGTGGCTTCCAACACGGCCTTCCTGGAGTCGATGCGGCGGCAGGTGGACGCGCGCCTGGAGGCGCTGCACCAGGGCTTCACGCGCATGCGCGAGGCGGGGCTGCCGGTGGAGGCCATTGCGCCGCAGGGCGCCATCTACCTCTCGGTGCGCTTCAACCTGGTGGGCAAGGCGGGGCTGAAGGGCAACGACGACATCCGCAAGCTGCTCCTGGAGAAGGCGAGCTTCGCGGTGGTGCCCTTCCAGGCGTTCGGGCTGATGGAGGACACGGGCTGGTTCCGGCTGTCGGTGGGCGCCACCTCCGTGGAGGAAATCCACGAGGCGCTGCCCCGGGTGGAGGCGGCGCTGCGCGGGGCGCTGGGCAGCCCGTGA
- a CDS encoding AMIN-like domain-containing (lipo)protein → MKPVVKVLGRWMGALWLPGCLVAAGCSKPQQEPPPPPLPVAAPAPVPSPPPVAPAGEAPPPSAEPPPPPAAEAPPPPAAEAPAPGGREWGTARQAVEHAAPTSVTLRTVRTGRNEGFDRVVFEFDGPQVPGYRVEYVEKPVIKCGSGDPTELAGQGALQVTLTPAQAHEGGTVTVAERARKPALPSLLELKLTCDFEGEVVWVFGTPKASQPYRVLELREPTRLVVDVQH, encoded by the coding sequence ATGAAGCCGGTGGTGAAGGTGCTCGGACGTTGGATGGGGGCCCTGTGGCTTCCGGGCTGTCTGGTGGCCGCGGGGTGCTCCAAGCCCCAGCAGGAGCCGCCCCCGCCCCCGCTCCCCGTGGCCGCGCCGGCCCCGGTCCCCTCACCGCCCCCCGTGGCCCCCGCCGGGGAGGCCCCGCCGCCCTCCGCCGAGCCGCCGCCGCCTCCCGCCGCGGAAGCCCCGCCCCCGCCCGCCGCCGAGGCCCCCGCGCCCGGGGGCCGCGAGTGGGGCACGGCCCGCCAGGCGGTGGAGCACGCCGCCCCCACGTCCGTGACGCTGCGCACGGTGCGCACCGGGCGCAACGAGGGCTTCGACCGGGTGGTGTTCGAGTTCGACGGGCCCCAGGTGCCGGGCTACCGCGTCGAGTACGTGGAGAAGCCCGTCATTAAATGTGGCTCGGGAGACCCCACGGAGCTGGCCGGCCAGGGCGCGCTCCAGGTGACCCTCACCCCCGCGCAGGCGCACGAGGGCGGGACGGTGACGGTGGCCGAGCGCGCGCGCAAGCCCGCCCTGCCCTCGCTCCTGGAGCTGAAGCTCACGTGTGACTTCGAGGGCGAGGTGGTCTGGGTGTTCGGCACCCCGAAGGCCTCGCAGCCCTACCGCGTCCTGGAGCTGCGCGAGCCCACCCGCCTCGTGGTGGACGTGCAGCACTGA
- a CDS encoding DUF1028 domain-containing protein has product MTPESRCCFALALLLSLASASAQEGEPVGALNRDVLGTRSIVACDVAAQACGVGVMSFPVTSSMVPYGKPGLALANQMMPSVELAESIIARIDAGHTPQQAINATLASPSANAAMRQIGVAILRNNTVQVGQYTGQDSWTQRCAVTGTTYAVQAAGQTSAAVCAAMAQGFQSARGSLAVRLMEALKAGARVGQDSRGERSGTVRVWAPASQTDGFTYYIADASVAGKRDALQLLESELYRYLGQMVRESPANRVELDPWTVMSLKWALWETRYYRGAFDPAWTSEAEAALMEFQAANSLFPRGTSKSGGKTYIDWALVQFILRAQEGSVQPAAR; this is encoded by the coding sequence ATGACACCCGAATCCCGATGCTGCTTCGCGCTTGCCCTGCTGCTCTCCCTCGCCTCCGCGTCCGCCCAAGAGGGCGAACCCGTGGGTGCCCTCAACCGGGACGTGCTCGGCACCCGTTCCATCGTGGCGTGTGACGTGGCGGCCCAGGCGTGCGGCGTGGGGGTGATGTCGTTTCCGGTCACCTCCTCCATGGTGCCCTACGGCAAGCCGGGCCTGGCGCTGGCCAACCAGATGATGCCCTCGGTGGAGCTGGCCGAGTCCATCATCGCGCGCATCGACGCGGGCCATACGCCCCAGCAGGCCATCAACGCCACGCTGGCCTCCCCCAGCGCCAACGCGGCGATGCGGCAGATCGGCGTGGCCATCCTCCGCAACAACACGGTGCAGGTGGGCCAGTACACCGGCCAGGACAGCTGGACGCAGCGCTGCGCCGTGACGGGCACCACCTACGCGGTCCAGGCCGCGGGCCAGACGAGCGCCGCGGTGTGCGCGGCCATGGCCCAGGGCTTCCAGAGCGCCCGCGGCAGCCTCGCGGTGCGGCTCATGGAGGCGCTCAAGGCCGGGGCCCGCGTGGGCCAGGACTCGCGCGGCGAGCGCTCCGGCACCGTGCGCGTGTGGGCCCCCGCCTCGCAGACCGATGGCTTCACCTATTACATCGCCGACGCCTCGGTGGCCGGCAAGCGCGACGCGCTCCAGCTCCTGGAGTCCGAGCTGTACCGGTACCTGGGGCAGATGGTGCGCGAGTCGCCCGCCAACCGCGTGGAGCTGGACCCGTGGACCGTCATGAGCCTCAAGTGGGCCCTCTGGGAGACGCGGTACTACCGGGGCGCGTTCGATCCTGCGTGGACCTCCGAGGCCGAGGCGGCCCTGATGGAGTTCCAGGCCGCCAACTCGCTCTTCCCCCGGGGCACCTCCAAGTCCGGCGGGAAAACCTACATCGACTGGGCCCTGGTGCAGTTCATCCTCCGCGCCCAGGAGGGCTCGGTGCAGCCCGCCGCCCGGTGA
- a CDS encoding 4-alpha-glucanotransferase produces the protein MPEHLRPLIASALDALQVRNLVLSIHDLSFPSEPDEDTGRGSPYTRGATRFLEFVRQLGFTGIQLGPQGQTSESNASPYDATLFSRNVLNVPLWPLAGGEGLGLLPPGRLAGIVSSRPVNEGPGPRYRHAFRAQRAALDEAWEALQRERGGGAARPAVREQVRRFEAFARANRDWLVRDALFEALCAEHGQRDWRRWAGPGEAARDAWLLAPAPGEAAACEARAQAVRARHGALFERYAFHQFLVHEAHGQLRERATRGGLKLYGDLQIGFSLEDAWAWQGLFLRTYLMGAPPSRTNPDGQPWNYPVLDPAGFFEPREGHAPGHRAGPVLRFMEARMDKMLAEYDGLRIDHPHGLVCPWVYRADAADPLRAVQQGARLFDSPALADHPELARHAIATAAQLDVSVPRHADGWVRSLTPEQVRRYSVLIDTIVASSRRHGRQLTDLLGEVLSTQPYPLQRVLAQYGMGRFRVTQKANLKEPSDVYRGENAAPEDWVMVGTHDTPPLWRVAEGWRKSDGLREQADYLAWRLHPDAGGREAFARRLREEPGLLEQAKFADLFASRAQNVSIFFADLLGMTEVYNVPGTVNEENWSLRVPQDYGREYAEKLTRNAALNLPRALALALRAGDAAQRARHQSLIEALEAAAPGPRP, from the coding sequence ATGCCGGAACACCTTCGACCGCTCATCGCCTCGGCCCTGGACGCGCTGCAGGTGCGCAACCTGGTGCTGAGCATTCATGATCTGTCCTTCCCCAGCGAGCCGGACGAGGACACGGGCCGGGGCTCCCCGTACACGCGGGGCGCCACGCGCTTCCTGGAGTTCGTCCGGCAGCTGGGCTTCACGGGCATCCAGCTGGGGCCCCAGGGGCAGACCTCCGAGTCCAACGCCTCGCCCTACGACGCGACGCTCTTCTCGCGCAACGTCCTCAACGTCCCGCTCTGGCCGCTCGCAGGCGGCGAGGGGCTGGGGCTGCTGCCGCCCGGGCGGCTCGCGGGCATCGTCTCCTCGCGCCCGGTGAACGAGGGGCCCGGCCCGCGCTACCGCCATGCCTTCCGCGCCCAGCGCGCCGCGCTCGACGAGGCGTGGGAGGCGCTCCAGCGCGAGCGGGGCGGGGGCGCGGCGCGGCCGGCGGTGCGCGAGCAGGTGCGGCGCTTCGAGGCGTTCGCCCGGGCGAACCGGGACTGGCTCGTGCGCGATGCGCTCTTCGAGGCCCTGTGCGCCGAGCACGGCCAGCGCGACTGGCGGCGGTGGGCGGGGCCGGGCGAGGCCGCGCGCGATGCGTGGCTGCTGGCCCCGGCGCCGGGCGAGGCGGCCGCGTGCGAGGCGCGGGCCCAGGCCGTGCGGGCGCGGCACGGGGCGCTCTTCGAGCGCTATGCCTTCCACCAGTTCCTCGTCCACGAGGCGCACGGCCAGCTCCGGGAGCGGGCAACCCGCGGGGGGCTGAAGCTGTACGGGGATCTGCAGATCGGCTTCTCGCTGGAGGACGCGTGGGCGTGGCAGGGGCTCTTCCTGCGCACCTACCTCATGGGCGCGCCGCCCAGCCGCACCAACCCCGACGGGCAGCCCTGGAACTACCCCGTGCTCGACCCGGCCGGCTTCTTCGAGCCGCGCGAGGGGCACGCGCCCGGGCACCGCGCGGGCCCCGTGCTGCGCTTCATGGAGGCGCGCATGGACAAGATGCTCGCCGAGTACGACGGGCTGCGCATCGACCACCCGCATGGCCTGGTGTGCCCGTGGGTCTACCGCGCGGACGCGGCGGATCCGCTGCGGGCGGTGCAGCAGGGCGCGCGGCTGTTCGACTCGCCGGCGCTGGCGGACCACCCGGAGCTGGCGCGCCACGCCATCGCCACCGCCGCGCAGCTGGACGTGTCGGTGCCGCGCCACGCGGACGGGTGGGTGCGCTCGCTCACGCCCGAGCAGGTGCGCCGCTACAGCGTGCTCATCGACACCATCGTCGCCTCCTCGCGCCGCCACGGGCGGCAGCTCACGGACCTGTTGGGCGAGGTGCTCAGCACCCAGCCCTATCCGCTCCAGCGCGTGCTCGCGCAGTACGGCATGGGCCGCTTCCGCGTCACCCAGAAGGCGAACCTGAAGGAGCCCTCGGACGTGTACCGCGGCGAGAACGCGGCCCCGGAGGACTGGGTCATGGTGGGCACCCACGACACGCCGCCGCTGTGGCGCGTGGCCGAGGGGTGGCGGAAGTCGGACGGCCTCCGCGAGCAGGCGGACTACCTGGCGTGGCGGCTGCACCCGGACGCGGGCGGGCGCGAGGCCTTCGCGCGGCGGCTGCGCGAGGAGCCGGGGCTGCTCGAGCAGGCGAAGTTCGCGGACCTCTTCGCGAGCCGCGCCCAGAACGTGTCCATCTTCTTCGCGGACCTGCTGGGGATGACGGAGGTCTACAACGTGCCCGGCACCGTCAACGAGGAGAACTGGAGCCTCCGGGTGCCGCAGGACTACGGGCGCGAGTACGCGGAGAAGCTCACCCGGAACGCGGCCCTGAACCTGCCCCGGGCCCTGGCCCTGGCCCTGCGCGCCGGGGACGCGGCCCAGCGCGCGCGCCACCAGTCTCTGATCGAGGCCCTGGAGGCGGCGGCCCCCGGGCCTCGGCCGTGA